DNA sequence from the Pseudomonas tritici genome:
TTACCGCGATCCTCACCGCATTCGCCATCGCCCTGTCTGTGTGCCTGCTGCTGGCCGTGGAACGCGTGCGTGTCGAGGCGCGCAACAGTTTCGCCAGCACCATCAGCGGCACCGACCTGATCGTCGGCGCCCGCTCCGGCTCGGTGAACCTGCTGCTGTATTCGGTGTTTCGCATCGGCAATGCCACCAACAATATCCGCTGGGACAGCTACGAGCACTTCGCCGCCAGCCCCCAGGTGAAATGGGCGATCCCGATTTCCTTGGGTGATTCCCACCGCGGCTACCGCGTGATGGGCACCAACGAGTCCTACTTCGAGCACTACCAATACGGTCGCAAGCAAAACCTTGAACTGGCCAGCGGCCGCGCCTTCGCCACCGACCCGTTCGAAGTGGTGCTCGGCGCCGAAGTGGCTGACGCACTGCACTACAAACTCGGCGACAAACTGGTGCTGGCCCATGGCGTGGCGGTGGTCAGCCTGGTCAAGCACGATGACAAACCCTTCACCGTGGTCGGCATCCTCAAGCGCACCGGCACGCCGGTGGACCGTACCTTGCACATCAGCCTCGGTGGCATGGAGGCGATCCACATTGATTGGCACAACGGCGTGCCGGCTCAAGGCAAAGGCCGCATCAGCGCCGATCAAGCACGCAACATGGACCTCACACCGCAAGCCATCACCGCGTTCATGCTTGGCCTGAACAACAAGATTTCCACCTTCGCCCTGCAACGCGAGATCAACGAATT
Encoded proteins:
- a CDS encoding ABC transporter permease; amino-acid sequence: MYLFRLAMASLANRRFTAILTAFAIALSVCLLLAVERVRVEARNSFASTISGTDLIVGARSGSVNLLLYSVFRIGNATNNIRWDSYEHFAASPQVKWAIPISLGDSHRGYRVMGTNESYFEHYQYGRKQNLELASGRAFATDPFEVVLGAEVADALHYKLGDKLVLAHGVAVVSLVKHDDKPFTVVGILKRTGTPVDRTLHISLGGMEAIHIDWHNGVPAQGKGRISADQARNMDLTPQAITAFMLGLNNKISTFALQREINEFRGEPMLAILPGVALQELWSMMGTAEKALFVISLFVVLTGLIGMLTAILTSLNERRREMAILRSVGARPWHIATLLIFEAFALALSGVIAGVGLLYVCIAASRGYLQANYGLDLPMSWPSEYEWTLLAGILAAALLMGSVPAWRAYRQSLADGLSIRL